CGCCCTGTGCCTTAAAAGCCCTGAGCGGCACAAGCCATTATCGTTTCAGGTTAACCAGTTCCTGTAAAAGTTCATCAGACGTTGTTATCATTCTCGTGTTTGCCTGAAACCCGCGCTGACTCACAATCATTTCTGCAAATTCCTGTGAAAGATCCACATTGGACATCTCAAGACCTGCCACCATCAGTTCACCTCTGCCCCCGTTACCGGGAACGCCAACCTGAGGATTACCTGAGTTGTTTGAAATCTGAAACATATTGGAACCCGCTTTTGTAAGTCCCGCCGGGTTATTAAAGTTAGCTGTAGCAATCTGTCCTAAAAGCCTCACATCGCCGTTGGAGAAGACACCGTTGATTTCACCGGAACTGGAAATGCTGTAGCTTTCAAGAACACCTTCCTGATTGCCGTCCACTTCATCAATTTCCACGTTGGACGGGGAAGCATACTGGGTAAGCTGGGAGAAATCCAGCTGAAATTCTATATCTGCAGCGTCACCTAAAGGAAGCTGAACCTCCATAGTTGCATCATCACCGAGCTGACCGCTTGCAAAGTTCAGCTGCGTAGTTGTTTGGTTAACTGTCACACTCCAGCTGTTATCCCCTGTTTTTACGAATTCCACCGGAACCGAATGGGTCCGGCCGAGTTCATCATAGACCAGAAACTGCATGGGACGTGCAGCGCCGATGTCGCCTTCTGCGTTCAGGTTCCCCCGGAGTGTTGCGTTCTCCGTTGCCTGCGGTGCTGTTCCTGCACCTGACTGGATAAGAAGGTTTCCTAATTGTGTATCGTCAATGACCCCGTCCCCATCAGCCGGATAGCCTTGGATTCTCATCCCTTCTGAGTTCACGAGATTTCCCTGCTGATCAAGATAAAAGTTACCCGCTCTTGTGTAATAGTTTTGGTTACCATCGGCAGCAATAAAAAAGCCGTCCCCGGATATGCCAAGGTCCAGATCTCGCCCTGTTGACTGGATGGATCCCTGGGTCTGTACGGAATCAATGGAAGAGAGCGTTGTGCCGAGACCTACCTGCTGGGGGTTTCTGCCCCCCCGGTTATCCCCTGCCGTACTTGCACCGGATAACTGCTGACTTACAAGGTCCTGGAATGTTGCCCGCCCGCTTTTAAAGCCATGCGTGTTTACATTGGATATGTTATTTCCGATTACGTCCAGCTTCGTCTGGAAGTTCTTCATACCGCCGATTCCGGCGTACATTGATCTGATCATTCTCTTATCTCTCCTTTTTATTCTGCCGCATCAGTCAGTCCGCGACAGCCGGCTTCCTCTTAAGGTCCAGCCGGTTAATCTATAATGATCACTCCGTTTATACCGGTAAAAAGTTGTGACGATGCTTCTTTGCGCTTCATTGCTGTAATCACGGTTTCGTTTTTTGCGCTGATCACAAGGGCCGCTTCAGTTGTAAGCACGAGACTTTCATTGACCCCTTTTTGTTTTGCCTCTTCCAGTTTGCTTTCAATTTTTGACCAGGTTGTCTCACTCAGGAGAATGTTCCGGTCATTCATTCTTTTCTCAGCATGTTTGCTTACTTTAATCGACCCGGACAGAGTTTCATGTAAGTACGATTGAAACGCTTTACCTGACAATGGTTTGTTTTGCTTTACTGATGGTATTCTCAGCGGATTCAACAGATGATGCGTTGTGATTTCCACTTTTTCTCCCTCCTTTTGAGTGTGAGTTAAGGTAAGGAGATACTCAGAACATCTTTTGGTGACAGATGATGTTCACCGTCAACAATGAAGGACGTGTTTCCATCTTTAAAAGAGACTGTTGTCACCAGACCGGACGTACGTTCCAGCTTTGTTGTTCCATCTTCATTTTTACCTTCTTTCTCCCATTCAATCTTCTTACCGATCATATCTCCGTAACTTGCAAATGGCTGGCTTTGGGAAGTATTGGCGATCTTTTCCAGAGTGGAATGGATATTCGTCATTTGCTCAAGGGAAGAGAACTGTGCCATCTGGGCGATAAATTCTTTATCTTCCATTGGGTTCATCGGATCCTGATTCTGAAGCTGGGTAATAAGAATCTTCAGGAAGGCATCTTTGTCCAAGTCTGTTGTTCCCCGGCTTGACTGCTGCTTTTTATAATCTTCGAGATAGAGACTATCAGTAACGGATGTCACCATAAGATCACCTTACACTTTCTCGTTAATCGAATCGTTGAGTAATTCTTTAAAATCGGCTTCCTGTTTCTCTTCATCACGTTCTTCGCGAGGTCCAGTATCCCGGCCATTGTCTTCTTGTTCCTGCTTTTCCTTAAAACCTTGCTGCTGAGTAACCTCAATTCGTTCCACAGGGAGCTGCTGGGAATTAAACGCCTGCCTCAGATGCTGAAGCTGAGACTCAATCAGGTCCCTGGCTGCTGTAGTGGAAGCCATAATGGTTGCCGTCATCACGGACTTTGATCTTGTAAGTGTGACATCAAGACGCCCCAGGTGTTCAGGATACAGCTTAATCGAAAGCTGCTGTACTCCCTGTCCTGTCTGCTTAAACGCCCGGCTTGCCAGAATGTTTTCAAATTGTTTTATAAAATCATGAAGCTGCTGTGACCCTTGACGCTGCTCGCCCGTATGAATGACATGCTGTTGCACCGCATTGAAGGGCTGATTAAGCTGGTCCATCGTAACGATCTGCTGCGGGGTCTGAGGCAGCGGATTGAACTGTCTTGTAAAAGCACCTTCTGCTATTTCTCTTTGGTTGAAACTCTGTACGTTTGCAGGTTTGGCCGGTACATTCTCAACAAATTCCTTTACTTTAGTAAGGAGCACTCTCCAGAAACCTGAGTTCCTTACATGTTCATCCCCGTTTCCTTGAACCGCCTGTGACGTAATGGTTAATATGACCGGGGATTGTGAGATAAACTGGATAAGTTTTTTTGCAGCATTCTCATGGTTACCCTCATGCGCTGCAGCTATGACGCTTTCATCCTCAGGCTCGTTGATGAGAGCTCCGTGGGCACTGAGCAGCGCAAGCTTGATTTCTTCTGGCCAACCTTCCTCCAAAACCTGGGAGACTGAGATCCCTTCCTGTATGGCATGAATGATGTGTTCAGATTCATAAAGGTGGGATAACAGGGATAACAGTTCATCATTATCAAGAATGTCCTCTGAAATGGTTTCTTCAGGATTCAGTAATTTGCCCGCTGAGTGAAGTAATTCAATAATTAAATCCACTTCTTCCTCCGGCATACCTGTTTCTTCTGAAGGAACCGAGACATCACCATCAGCAATCATGGCTTCCAAAAGGTAGCCGAACGTGTTTTTTCCAGATGGTGAGCCTGTTTTCTGCTCCATGACGGCTCCAGGGGCAGTAACAGATAAAACGTTCATGTTCATATGTTCACCTCCTTTAAGAACCCAAAGTTTAGTTTTTCATTAAGCTCATGAGTACGGCTGCCTTTTCAGGATCCATCCGCTGAAGAATCTGGGACCTGTTTGACGTACGCATCAGGTTCAGATAAAGAACCGCATCACTTTCATCTGTATTGGCTAAAATAGCAGCCGCTTTGGAGGCTGTCATATTTTCAAGGGTACGGACTATCTCCTCCAGATCAGAACCGGTGATTTCTTCTTCATCAGCCTCAACCGGATCATTACCCGGTCCTTGTTCTTCCATTTCTGAGATGATCCTCTCCAGGTCCGCTATTTCATTTTCCAGAGATCCAACCGCATTTGAATATGAGGCATTTTCTCTTTCAAGCTCTGCAATCCGGTCTTCAAGTGCATCCCTTGCGATCTCTTCTTCTGTTTCTATTAAGGACCCTACGAAGGGCCAGGAACCTGCCGATTCAAGAACAGCCCCTTTCATATCATCATGAAGGATTGAAAGAATGACAAACCCGAGAATCACAATAAAGATGACGGGGATCAGGATAAGCATGAATACTGCCTGCAACTTGTTCGTTCGTTCTTTTGTTTCCATCTCATTCACCCTGCTTTACTTCCATGAAAACTGCTGCACGGCAATCTCATCCATTGCTTTTTGGTCATCAGCTTTTCTTTTTTCGTCATAATCGTGCTTTCTTTTTTCTTTTACTTTTTCGTATTTTTTTACATCCAGTGCTCTGCTTGTAAGTCTTTGCTCGCTTGTCTGCATTTTAAGCCTGGCTTTGTGTGTATCCTTCTGGCCAAGGTAGATGAGCTTGTCCATACTCTGAAGATTTGTTTCGTAAAGCCGCAGCCGGGATATGGAAGTGCCTGTTTCGAGTGCCTGGTGATACTCTTCCTGAAGCGTTTCTTTTTTCTTCATTAAGTGATAAAGGCTCGTTGCCACTTCCTCGAATTCCCTGGTTGCCTGTGTACAGGCTTCATCCGCTATTTTCTTATCGTATTCTTTTAGTTCAAGAACCTTCTGAAGAGAAAATGCAAAAGTCATTCGCTCACACCTTTCCAACTGTCTTTAAAAGCTGCCCGACTGATTCTTCAAACGTAACCAGGTCCTTATTGCCCTGCTTTAGAAAGTCAATAATGACCGGGTGCAGGGTAATTGCCTCATCCACACTATTGCTGGATCCTTTTTTGTACGCTCCGATGGTGATCAGATCTTCTGATTCTTCATACACACTGATCAGGTTTCTCATTTTATCGGCTGCATGTGAATGATTTTCCTTCACAATGTCCTTCATCACCCGGCTGACACTTTTAAGTACGTTCACCGCGGGAAACTGTCCCTTGTTGGCAAGCTTCCGGTCGAGGACGAGGTGTCCGTCCAAAATCCCCCGTACCGCATCGGCAATGGGCTCTGATAAGTCGTCACCGTCAACAAGAACCGTGTAAAATGCGGTAATTGTTCCGTGTTCATTTGTTCCGCTTCGCTCGAGAAGG
This DNA window, taken from Alteribacter keqinensis, encodes the following:
- a CDS encoding flagellar hook protein FlgE → MIRSMYAGIGGMKNFQTKLDVIGNNISNVNTHGFKSGRATFQDLVSQQLSGASTAGDNRGGRNPQQVGLGTTLSSIDSVQTQGSIQSTGRDLDLGISGDGFFIAADGNQNYYTRAGNFYLDQQGNLVNSEGMRIQGYPADGDGVIDDTQLGNLLIQSGAGTAPQATENATLRGNLNAEGDIGAARPMQFLVYDELGRTHSVPVEFVKTGDNSWSVTVNQTTTQLNFASGQLGDDATMEVQLPLGDAADIEFQLDFSQLTQYASPSNVEIDEVDGNQEGVLESYSISSSGEINGVFSNGDVRLLGQIATANFNNPAGLTKAGSNMFQISNNSGNPQVGVPGNGGRGELMVAGLEMSNVDLSQEFAEMIVSQRGFQANTRMITTSDELLQELVNLKR
- a CDS encoding TIGR02530 family flagellar biosynthesis protein, with product MEITTHHLLNPLRIPSVKQNKPLSGKAFQSYLHETLSGSIKVSKHAEKRMNDRNILLSETTWSKIESKLEEAKQKGVNESLVLTTEAALVISAKNETVITAMKRKEASSQLFTGINGVIIID
- the flgD gene encoding flagellar hook assembly protein FlgD, producing MVTSVTDSLYLEDYKKQQSSRGTTDLDKDAFLKILITQLQNQDPMNPMEDKEFIAQMAQFSSLEQMTNIHSTLEKIANTSQSQPFASYGDMIGKKIEWEKEGKNEDGTTKLERTSGLVTTVSFKDGNTSFIVDGEHHLSPKDVLSISLP
- a CDS encoding flagellar hook-length control protein FliK, producing MNMNVLSVTAPGAVMEQKTGSPSGKNTFGYLLEAMIADGDVSVPSEETGMPEEEVDLIIELLHSAGKLLNPEETISEDILDNDELLSLLSHLYESEHIIHAIQEGISVSQVLEEGWPEEIKLALLSAHGALINEPEDESVIAAAHEGNHENAAKKLIQFISQSPVILTITSQAVQGNGDEHVRNSGFWRVLLTKVKEFVENVPAKPANVQSFNQREIAEGAFTRQFNPLPQTPQQIVTMDQLNQPFNAVQQHVIHTGEQRQGSQQLHDFIKQFENILASRAFKQTGQGVQQLSIKLYPEHLGRLDVTLTRSKSVMTATIMASTTAARDLIESQLQHLRQAFNSQQLPVERIEVTQQQGFKEKQEQEDNGRDTGPREERDEEKQEADFKELLNDSINEKV
- a CDS encoding MotE family protein, which encodes METKERTNKLQAVFMLILIPVIFIVILGFVILSILHDDMKGAVLESAGSWPFVGSLIETEEEIARDALEDRIAELERENASYSNAVGSLENEIADLERIISEMEEQGPGNDPVEADEEEITGSDLEEIVRTLENMTASKAAAILANTDESDAVLYLNLMRTSNRSQILQRMDPEKAAVLMSLMKN
- the fliJ gene encoding flagellar export protein FliJ; its protein translation is MTFAFSLQKVLELKEYDKKIADEACTQATREFEEVATSLYHLMKKKETLQEEYHQALETGTSISRLRLYETNLQSMDKLIYLGQKDTHKARLKMQTSEQRLTSRALDVKKYEKVKEKRKHDYDEKRKADDQKAMDEIAVQQFSWK